The window CCTTCCGCACTGCACCACGGTTCGCGTCCCGCAGTCCCCACCGAAGACCCCGGATTGCCGAGACCCGTTTGACCGGCCGTTCCTCGAGCTGGCAGCGGCGGGAAGAGCGGACTACCTCGTCACCGGCCACCGAGACCTGCTGAGCCTGGCAGGCCGGTTCGTGTGCTCCATCGTCACGGCCGAAGAGCTCCTCTCTCTCCTCCCCAAGACGTGAGCCCATCCGGTCCTAGGGGACTCCGTCCGGTCACAGGGTACGCCCCTGACTGCTTGACGACACACGTCGAACTCTTGATGGCGCGCCAAGGCCACCGGGAGGGCCAAGGCACGCAGTCGTCGCTGTCGGACCTTCTGCTCTTCGAGCTGGACGAGGCCCCGGGTGTTCCCCTGGACGACGTGGTCGAGGTGTCGAACTGCGTCGCGGCGCTGGAGCACGGGCTGGACCGCCTGCGGGAAGGCTTTCCTCTCTCCAATCGGCTGATCCGCGAGGTCCACGGCGTGCTGCTCTCGCGGGGTCGCGGCAGCGCGAAGGATCCCGGGGAGTTCCGTCGATCCCAGAACTGGATCGGTGGCACCCGACCCGGAAACGCCGTCTTCGTCCCCCCGCCGCACACGGTGGTGCCGGACTGCATGGCGGCGCTCGAGCGCTTTCTTCATGGGGAAGGCGATGGGCTGCCCGTCTTGGTGAGGGCCGGTCTCGCGCACGTCCAGTTCGAGACGATCCACCCCTTCCTCGACGGATCGGGCGAACGTGGAGTCGAGCGGACGCCGGGCGGGCTCGGCCCTTCGGGTCCACGAGGCGCTCAAGGCGCGACCGATCCTCGCGATGCCCCAGGTCTGCCGGACGACCGGGCTGTCACCGCCAAACGGCAGGTCACGTTTCCGGCCCAGGTTCTGGAGGCCCTTGGGGTGAAGCCCGGGGACCGGCTGGAACTCTTGGAGAGCGCGGAGGGTTTCCTGCTTCGGCCACAGCAGGTGGACCCGTCCAGGCTGGCGCCGCTGCGAGGCAAGCTCCGGCGCGGCGCGGGAACGTTCCACCTCGAAGCCTTCCGCGGCCAGGACCATGACTCGGCGCTTCGGGATTGACACCTCCATCCTCGTCCGCCTTCTGACCGGGGATCCCGAGGAGGGTTTCCGTCAGTGCGTCGCCGCCCTGACCGCGCTGGTGCAGGGCGGGGCAGAGGTGTTCGCCTCGAACCAGGTCGTGGGCGAAGCGTACGTGGCCGTGCAGCACCACTACGGCGTGTCCAGGGGGGAGGCGCGGACGGCCCTCACGGACGTGCTCAACAGCGGGATCGTCTCGCCTCTCAACGGCGCCTCCGTCCTGGCCGCCCTCGAGGCCGAAGGGGGCTGCGGCCTCCTGGACCGCCTCATCGCCGACGACTACCGCCGTGCGGACCTGTTCACCCTCGCGCTGGACGAGCGGATGGCCCAGCTCCCGGCTGCCCTTCTGCTGCAGCAGAGCAGTTCAGTCTAAGGGCGCTTCATGATGGGTGCGCACCTCCTCGCGCGCTCCAAATGTGCAGACCATGAGGCAATGGACGGGAGGCGCGAAGCGGCCGCTTGACGTCCGGAGCTTCGATGTGGCACCTTCTGGGCACCGCTTGGATCCGGCTGGGCCGGACCGGGACGGGGAATGGATCGAGGAGGGGTGGTCCGCCCAGGTGCGGACGCCACTCCCCGCGGGGCCGCCCGACGGCGCCCGCGCAGCGATCTCGCGCCCCCGGCCTGCCGGCGGGCGCGATCTTCGTTTTGGGGAGGCGGCATTGGATAGGGTGGACACGGTGCGTGCGGTGCGGGGGGCGTCGCGGGCGGCCAGGGCCGAGGGGAGGCGGGTGGCCCTGGTGCCCACCATGGGATGCCTCCACGAGGGGCACCTGGTGCTGGTGCGGCGCGCTCGGGAGCTGGCGGACTTCGTCGTGGTCTCCATCTTCGTCAACCCCACCCAGTTCGGCCCCGGGGAGGACTTCGACCGGTACCCCCGGGCGCTGGAGCGCGACTGCGAGCTCCTGGGGGCCGAGGGGGTGGACGTGGTCTTTGCCCCGTCGGCGGGCGAGCTGTACCCGGCGGGGTTCCAGACCTTCGTGGCGGTGGAGCGCCTCTGCGAGCCCCTGTGCGGAGCCCGGCGGCCCGGGCACTTTCGCGGGGTGGCGACGGTGGTGGCCAAGCTCTTCTGCGCGGTCGAGCCCGACGTGGCGGTGTTCGGGGAGAAGGATTACCAGCAGCTCCAGGTCGTCCGGCGCATGGCCGCGGACCTGGACCTGCCCGTGGCCGTCGAAGGGGTTCCCACGGTGCGGGAACCCGACGGGCTGGCGATGTCGAGCCGCAACGCCTACCTCTCGGCCGAGGAGCGCCGCAGCGCGCTGGGCCTCTTCCGGGCGCTGGCCCGGGCCCAGGAGCTGGTTGACACCGGAGAACAGCGGCCCTCGGCGCTGGAGGCATCGGCCCGGGCCGTGCTCGAGGGGGCGGGGCTTCGGGTCGACTACGCCGAGGTGCGCCACCCCGAGACCCTCGAGCCGATGGAGAGCGCCGCTCCCCGGGCGCTCCTGGCCCTGGCCGCCTTCGCGGGGACCACCCGCCTCATCGACAATCGCGTACTGGTGGCGCCCCGGGCGCCGAAGAGGGAGCCGAGACCATGAACCGATGCATGCTCAAGGGCAAGATCCACCGCGCCACCGTAACCGGGGCCGACCTCCACTACGAGGGGAGCATCACCATCGACCGCGACCTCATGGACGCGGCCGACATCCTTCCCTACGAGGAGGTGCGCATCTACAACGTGAACAACGGGGAGCGGTTCGAGACCTACGCCATCCCCGGGGCTCCCGGGGGCGGGGAGATCTGCCTCAACGGGGCGGCGGCCCACAAGGTCTCCCTGGGCGACATCGTCATCATCGCGTGCTTTGGCACCGTGCCCGACGCGGTCGCCCACAACTGGCAGCCAAGCCTCGTATACGTGGACGCCGCCAACCGGATCGCGCACCGGAGGGCTGCCTGAGCGTCCCGCTGCTGCTCACGGCCCCCTGGCTCATCCCGATGGAGGGCCCCCCCGTGGAGGGCGGGGCCCTTCTCGTGTCCGGCGGGCGCGTGGTCGCGGCGGGCAGGGCTCGGGACCTGTCGGCCGCTTGGCCCCGGGCCCTGCGGGTAGACCTGGACGGGTGCGCGCTCCTGCCCGCCCTGGTCAACGGGCACTGCCACCTGGAGCTCGCGGCGCTGGGGGAGGTCCCCCCTGCCAGCTCGTTTGCCCTCTGGCTCCTGGAGATCATCCGCCGCAAGCGGGCGGCGCCGCCCGAGGATTGGGAGAAGGGTTTTCGGGAGGGACTGCGCGCGTGCGCCGAGGGCGGCCAGGGCACCGTGGCCGACGTCCTCTCGGCACCCGGGGCGGTGTATCCGGAAGACGGCCCCGAAGTGCTCGTCTTCCCCGAGGTCATCGCCCCCCGCCCGGCCCGCGCAGCGGCGGCGGTGGAGAGGGCGCTGGCCGTGTCGCCCCGGGGCCGCGCCCGCCTGGGGGGGCTTTCCCCCCACTCCCCCTATACCGCCTGCGCCCAAGCCTACCTTCTGTGCGCCCGGGAAGCCGCCGCCCGCGGGGGGAGGATCGTCACCCACGTGGCGGAGACCGCGGACGAGGTGTCCTTTTGCCTCGGGGAGGGAGGAGATCTGGTCTGCACCCTCTACCCCCCGCTGCTGGCCGACCCGCCCCACGCCCCGGGCGCGCACCCCATCGAGTGGCTGGACGGGCTCGGCCTCCTGGGGCCTGGCACCGTCCTGGTCCACGCCGTACACTTGGACCCGTCCCACGTCGCGACCGTGGCCGCCTCCGGCGCCGGGGTGATCCTGTGTCCCCGGAGCAACCGGCGGTTCGGTGCGGCGCGGGCCCCCGGCCGGGCCCTGCTGGCGGCGGGGGCGCCGGTGGGGCTGGGCACCGACAGCCGGCTCTCGGCGGGGGATCTGGACCTGCGAAACGACGTGGTGGCCGCGGTGGAGGACTACGGGTGGAGCCCGGCCCAGGCCCTGACCGCGGCGACCCGGGGCGCTGCGCAGGTGCTGGGCCTCCGTGACCGGGGGGCTCTCGTGCCCGGGGGGCGGGCTGATATCCTGGCCGTGGACCTGGGGTCCGGACGGGACCCCTGGGAGCGTGCGGTTGCGGGGGGAGAGGTGCGGGGGCTCTGGCTGGCCGGTGCCCGGTATGGGCACCGGGGGCCGGCGGCTGCGCCGGCGTCCGAGAGGGAGTGAGGCGGCGTGGGACTCTTCGAGAGATTTCGCAAGCACGTGCGCGTCGAGACGCGAAAGCACTTCCTCACGGGGCTCCTCGTCATCGTGCCCCTGGGGCTCACCTACTACGTCGTCTCGGCCATCGTGCGGGCCATGGATCGGGTGCTGGCCGTACTTCCTCCCCTCTTCCATCCCGAAACGTACTTGCCCTTCCGCGTCCCGGGGCTGGGCCTCATCGTGACGCTGCTCCTGATCCAGGTCGTGGGCTTCCTGAGCGCCAACCTCCTTGGGCGCTCGGTGGTCAAGGCCTACGAAAACGTGCTCCACCGCATCCCCGTAGTCCGAACGCTCTACGTGGCGATCAAGCAGCTCCTGGAGCAGATGCTGTCGCCCGACGGGGACCGGTTCCGGCGGGTGGTGCTGGTCGAGTACCCCCGCAAGGGGATCTACAGTCTGGGGTTCGTCACCGGTGTGAGCCGGGGCGAGGTCCAGGACAAGACCCGGGAGCGGGTGCTGAACGTCTTCCTTCCCACGACCCCGAACCCCACGTCGGGCTTCTACCTCCTGGTGCCCGAGAAGGAAGCCGTGTCCCTGGAGATCCCGGTGGACGACGCGTTCAAGCTCATCATGAGCGCGGGGATCGTGGGCGGGGGCCGCAACACGAAAGAGGCCCGCCCCCAGGGGGAGCGGGCCTCTTCGGAAGGCCGGGAGGAGGTCTAGCGCTTCTTGCCCGCGGCGCGCTTGCTCGCCTTGAGGGGGTTCATCATCTTCTGGACCTTCTCTTCTTCGATCTTGATGTGGGTGGCCATGTTGCACAGCCCCACGCCCCACTGCTTCTCGGGGGCAGGGTACGAGGTGCAGTACTGCCCCTTCGGCCACTCCTCCACGTGGCCGCAGCCCTCGCACTTTTCCGCGACGTGGCGGCACTCGCCCCCTGGATAGGAGCACCCCTGGGTGGCCCAGAAAAAGCAGTCTTTGTCTTTCTTCACGGTCTGGCACAGCATGGTGTGGCCTCCTGCGCTGACGGCCCTCCGGGGCCGCTGGATGGCGGAAAGTGCAAAAGAATAGATCGAAGGAGGCGCACCTGTCAATCCCGGAGGCCGTGGCGCAGGCCCTCGGGCGGGCGGCCGCGGGGCCCGCAGCCCGGGGGATTCTGGTGGCGTGTTCGGGGGGGCTGGACTCGGTGTGCCTCCTCCACCTCCTGGCACAGCGCCTCGCCGGCTCGGGAACGCGGCTGGAGGTCGCCCACGTGGACCACGGGCTGAGGGAAGGGTCGGCAAGGGATGCCGGTTTCTGCCGGAGGCTCGCGGACGACCTGGGGCTTGCCTTTCACCACCTGCGTCTCGAGCCGGGCGCGTTCGGCCGGGGGCGGGGGCTCCAGGCGGAGGGCCGGCGGCTGCGCCGGCGGTTCCTGGAGGAGACCCTGGCGAGCCGGGGGCTGGGGGCGGTGGCCCTGGGACACCACGCGGACGATCAGGTGGAGACCGTCCTCTTTCGCCTCCTGCGCGGAGCGGGGCCCCGGGGGCTCGCGGGGATGCAGGAGTGGGCTCCCCCCTACCTGAGGCCGCTGCTGGGAGTGCGCCGGGCCGGTCTGGAGGACCTGGCGCGGCGGCAGGGCTGGGCCCATCGGGAAGACCCGTCCAACCAGACCGACCGATTCGCTCGAAACCGGCTGCGCCGCGCGGCGCTGCCCGCCCTTCGGGCGGTGCACCCGGGGGCGGACGCGGCCGTGCTGCGGCTCGCCCGCTCGAGCCGCGAAGACGACGCGTGTCTGTCGCAGCTCGCGCGGGAGGCGTTGGGCGCGGCCGCCGTGTGCGAGCCCGAGGGACTGCGCTTCCCCCGCGGCGCCCTGGCCGGAGTGCATCCCGCCGTGCGCCGGCGCGTGTACCTGGCCGCGTGGGAGGCCGTGGGCTGCGACCCCGAGGTTCTGGAAGCCCGGCACCTGGAGAGCGTGGAGGCGCTCCTGGCGCCCGGACGGGCTCACCGCCGCGCGCCCCTGCCCGGGCCGGGTGCCGTGGCGTCGAGCTACGGCGAGCTCTGGTTTCTCCGGCCGGGGGCGTACGGCCCGGCGCCCCGGGAGCTGGGCCTGGACGCGCCGGAGGCCGGGGTGGGGCTGTGCCCGGCGGCAGACTCGCCGAGCTGGACCCGGCGGAGGCCGCCGGGCGTGCCCGCCGTGGCGGTGCCCGGCGACCGGGGAGGGGGCGGGCTCTGGGCGAGGACCCGGCGCCCCGGCGACCGCCTGGAGCTCGGGCCGGAGGCGGGGAGCAAGGTCAAGGATCTCTTGATGGACGCCCGCCTGCCCCGCTGGCGGCGGGCCGGGGCCCTGGTGGTGGGCGACGCGCAGGGTGTGCTGGGGCTGCTCGCCCCGGGGTGGGCCTGGGGCGGAGAGGACGGGGGCGGCGGGTGGGTCTGGCTTCCCGGCGCCCCCGCGTCGCAGAACGCCCGGCGCTCCCGGATTCTCCGGGAAAACCGTTGTTGCCCGGCGAACCGATGTGATACTTAAAGCTGTTCCGAGCCCTTCTCCCGTCCCGGATCGCGCATCCTTTCCGAGGAGTACCCCCCCATGGCGGTCGCCTCCCGGCCCATGAAGCCGTTCTTTCGCAACCTGGCCCTGTGGCTCCTGATCCTGATGATCTTCCTCCTGGTGCTGCAGCTCTTTCCCGGAAACGAGCCCGTGCGCCAGCAGGTGCCCTACACCGACTTCCTCGAGGCGGTGGAGCAGGGCCGGGTGGTGGAGGTCACCCTCCAGGGCAAGGAGGTCTTCGGCAAGTACGCCGACCAGACCGCCTTCAAGACCTTCAGCCCGGATGACCCGGACCTGGTGCGGACGCTACGGCAGGCCGGGGTCTCCATCGTCGCCAAGCCCGAGCGCGAGTCGCCCTGGTACATGACGATCCTCATCTCCTGGTTCCCCATGCTGCTCCTCATCGGGGTGTGGATCTTCTTCATGCGGCAGATGCAGGCCGGGGGCGGCAAGGCCATGAGTTTCGGGAAGAGCCGGGCCCGCCTCCTCACCCAGGATCAGCAGAAGGTCTCCTTTGCCGACGTGGCGGGCATCGACGAGTCCAAGGAGGAGGTGGGGGAGATCGTCGAGTTCCTCAAGAACCCGAAGAAGTTCACCAAGCTCGGCGGGCGCCTGCCCAAGGGCGTCCTGCTGATGGGGCCCCCGGGTACGGGCAAGACGCTCCTGGCCAAGGCCATCGCCGGGGAGGCCGGGGTGCCCTTCTTCTCCATCTCGGGATCCGACTTCGTCGAGATGTTTGTGGGGGTGGGGGCGAGCCGGGTGCGGGACCTCTTCACCCAGGGCAAGAAGAACGCCCCCTGCCTCATCTTCATCGACGAGATCGACGCGGTGGGTCGCCACCGGGGCGCGGGCCTGGGCGGCGGCCACGACGAGCGGGAGCAGACCCTGAACCAGCTCCTGGTCGAGATGGACGGCTTCGAGTCCAGCGACGGCGTGATCCTGATCGCCGCGACCAATCGCCCCGACGTGCTCGACCCGGCCCTGTTGCGCCCGGGCCGGTTCGACCGGCAGGTGATCATCCCCCGGCCCGACGTGAAGGGCCGGGAGGGCATTCTCAAGGTCCACACGGCCGAGGTTCCCACCGCCGGGGACGTGGACCTCACGGTGCTCGCCCGGGGTACCCCGGGCTTCAGCGGGGCGGACCTGGAGAACCTGGTCAACGAGGCGGCGCTGGCGGCCGCCCGGTCCGAAAAGACCGCGGTGTCGATGGAGGACTTCGAGAAGGCCAAGGACAAGGTGCTCATGGGGGCGGAGCGGCGCAGCATGGTGCTCTCGGACGAGGAGAAGCGCCTCACCGCGTACCACGAGGCCGGCCACACGGTGGTGGCCAAGATGCTCCCCCACGCCGACCCCATCTACAAGGTCTCCATCATTCCCCGGGGTCGGGCCCTGGGCGTGACCCAGCAGCTCCCCATCGACGAGCGGCACACCTACAGCAAGGATTACCTGCTCGACCGCATCGCGGTCTTCCTGGGGGGCCGGGCGGCGGAGGAGATCTTCCTCGGACACTTCACCACCGGGGCAGGCGACGATATCGAGAAGGCCACCGAGATCGCGCGGCGCATGGTGTGCAAGTGGGGCATGAGCGAGCGGCTCGGCCCCATGACCTTCGGCAAGGAGGAGGAGCAGATCTTCCTGGGCAAGGAGATCGCGAGCCACCGGAACTACAGCGAGCAGACCGCCCAGTCCATCGACGAGGAGATCAAGGGGATCGTGAGCGACAACCTGGAGCGGGCCAAACAGATCCTGCTGGGGACCCGGGACCGCGTGGAGAAGCTCGCGGAGACCCTGCTGGTGAGGGAGGTGCTGGTGGCCGAGGAGATCGAGGCCATCGTGCTTGCCGGGAAGCACCCGCCCGCTCCCGAAGGGGGAGCCGGGGGGGCTCCGGCCCAGGAGGCTCCGCCATCCGGCCGCCAGGCCGAGCTCAAGTTCTGAGGCGCAGATCGTGCCCTACGACGTGCGCCCCCTCGACCTGGCGGACCCCGCCCGAGCCCAAGCCGAGCTCGCCCGGGTGGGCGCCGACCCGGCGGGCGTGGCCAAGATGCGCGACAAGGCCGGCTTCCTGGCGCTGAAGGCCACGGGGCTGAAGTCTGCCGCAGCCAACATCCTCAAGCAGGAGATGCTCTCGGTGGGCGGCGACGCGGCCGTGGGCCGGTGGGTGATCAACTGCTCCCAGGAGAGGAGCGACGTGGTCATCCTGGGCACCCGCAAGCAGCACCGGGCCCTGGTGCGAAAGCTTCGGCCCCAGCCCTTCGGGCTCCGGTCGCTTGCGGCGGAGATCGAGGCCGTGCTCGCGGGGGCCGCCCGGGAGCACGAGCTCGCCTGGCGTGGCGGCGTGCTGCGGCTCTGGGCCCGTCCCCACGTGATGGCGGCCCTCAACGTGACCCCCGACTCCTTCTCCGACGGGGGAGACTATCTGACCCCCGGGGCGGCCCTGGACCGGGCACTGGCCATGGTGGCGGAGGGGGCCGACATCGTGGATGTGGGGGGGGAGTCCACCCGGCCCGGGTCGGAGGGGATCTCCGCCGAAGAGGAGCTCCGGCGCGTCCTGCCCGTCATCGAGCACCTGGCGCCGCGGGTGCCGGTGCCGATCTCGGTGGATACCCTCAAGGCCGCGGTGGCGCGGGCCGCGGCCTCGGCGGGCGCCTCCATCGTCAACGACGTGAGCGGTCTCGAGGGGGACCCCGGGATGGCCACCGCCGTGGCCGAGACCGGGTGCAACCTGGTCGTGATGCACATGCGGGGCACGCCGCGCACCATGCAGGCGCAGACGCAGTACGGCGACCTGGTGGGAGAGGTCTTCCGGGGGCTGCGGGAGAGGGTGGAGCGGGCCGTGGCGGCGGGGATCGCCCGGGAGAGGGTCATCGTGGACCCGGGCATCGGCTTCGGAAAGGACGCCGCCGGCAACCTCACGCTTCTCCGGAGGCTTGCCGAGTTTCGGGCGCTGGGGTGCCCCGTGCTGGTGGGGGCGAGCCGCAAGTCCTTCATCGGGAAGGTGCTGGGGATCGACCGGCCCAAGGACCGCCTCGAGGGGTCGCTGGCGGCGGCCGTCCTCGCGGTGAGCCACGGGGCGCACATCGTCCGGGTGCACGACGTGGCCTCCACCCGCCGGGCGGTGGATCTGGCCTGGGCCGTGCTCCGGGCGGAGGGGTGAGCCGGTGAGCGATCTGCCCGCCGGCCTGCGCTGGCAGGACGTGGTCGACATCCTGCTGGTGGCGCTCGTCATCTACCGGATCTTTGTCCTCATCAAGGGGACCCGGGCGCTGCAGATGCTGGTGGGGATGGCGGTGGTGGTGGCGGCCTTCGTGGCGAGCCAGGTCTTCGAGTTCTTCACCCTCAACTGGATCCTGAGCGCGTTCCTCTCCTCGATCATCCTCGTCGTGGTCGTGCTTTTCCAGAACGAGATCCGCCGGGCCCTGGTGCATGTGGGGGTCAATCCCTTTCTGTCGGCCAAGGAGGGCTCGGCCGACGGCGGACAGGTGGTGGAGGAGCTCATGAAGGCCGCCGTGAGCCTCGCCAACAAGAAGATCGGCGCCTTGATCGTGCTCCAGCGCGAGACCGACCTGCGCGACTACGTGGAAGACGGGGTGCGCCTGGACGCCGCCCTCTCCAAGGAGCTCCTGCTGGCCGTCTTCATCCCCTACTCGCCGATTCACGACGGGGCGGTGATCGTCCGGAGCGACCGGGTCCTGTGGGCCGGGTGCTTCCTGCCCCTCACCACCCGGCTCGACGTGGACAAGGAGCTCGGTACGCGGCACCGGGCGGCCCTGGGCATCACCGAAGAGACCGACGCGGTGGTGGTGGTCGTGAGCGAGGAGACCGGGGGCATCTCGGTGGCCTTGAACGGCCGGCTGACCCGGCACCTGGACGGGGCCACCCTGCGGCGCGTGCTGCTCAAGCTCTTTCCCCCGGGCTCGGGGGCGGGCAGGAGCCGAAAGACCTCGCCGCGCAGGCGGCCGCGGGCCGGGGCGAAGGAGGCCAGGGCGTGACCTGGACGCTCCTTCGCGGCGCGGTGCTGGAGAACTGGGGACTCAAGATCCTCTCCCTGGCCTTCGCGGTGCTCCTTTGGATGTTCGTGGTGGGGGAGAACCGAAGCGAGGTGAGCCTCTCGCTGCCCCTGGAGCTCACGCGGGTGCCCTCCGAGATGATCATCGTCAGCCGGGTACCCGAGGCCATTCGGGTGCGCCTCAACGGACCCCGCAGCCTGCTCGCCGCGATCAATCCCAACCAGCTCGTCGTGCGGCTGGATCTGGACGGCATCCAGCCCGGCATCAGCGGCTTCGAGATCCTCCCCTCGCGCCTGAACCTGCCCCGGGGCGTGGAGGTCACCTACATCTCCCCTTCGGTCATCACCCTGGAGGCCGACGTCAAGACCCGCAAGATGGTGCCGGTGCGGCCTCGCATCCGGGGCACGCCCGCGGAGGGCTTCGAGGTGACGGGGATTCGGGCCGACCCGCCGGAGGTGGAGGTGGAGGGGGCGGAGCGTGTGGTGCGGCAGCTCCGGGAGGTTCCCACCGAGCTCGTGGACGTGACCGGGCTCGACGGGGGCGTGACCCGGCCGGTGGAGCTGGCCTTTCCAGACCCCTCCCTGCGGGCAGTTACGCGCCGCACGATCCGGGTGGAGGCCAACATCGCCGAGATGCGGGGAGAGCGCGAGTTTGTCCAGGTGCCCGTGACCGTCCCGGTGGGTGGGATGCGGGCCGTGCCCCCCGCCGTGGACGTGCGGGTGGAGGGCACGCTCCGGGCCATCGCGCGGCTCACGGCCCGGGATTTGACGGTCGCCGTCGAACCCTTTGGAGAGGTGCCGCCGCCGGGCCTGGTGCGGGTTGTGGCGGGCGGGCCCTCGGGCATCCGGGTGCTCGCGGTGGAGCCCAACGGGGTGCAGGTGGTCCCTGTCCTGCCGCCCCCGGAATCGAGCGCGCGCCCGGAAGCGGGAGCCGAGCAGGAGAAGAAGCCATGACCATGGAACCGAGCCGCAGGCTCTTCGGCACCGACGGGATCCGGGGCGTCGCCAACGTGGACCCCATGACGACCGAGATGATGGTCAAGGTGGGGCGGGCCGCCGCCCACCTCTTCCGGCAGCGCAGCCGCGGCCGCCACCGGATCGTCATCGGCAAGGACACGCGGCTCTCGGGCTACATGCTCGAAAACGCCCTGGCGTCGGGCATCTGCTCCATGGGAATGGACATCCTCCTGGTGGGACCCCTGCCCACCCCGGGCATCGCCTTCATCACGGCGAGCATGCGGGCCGACGCGGGGGTGGTCATCTCGGCGTCCCACAACCCCTTCCAGGACAACGGCATCAAGTTCTTCAACCGCGACGGCTTCAAGCTCCCCGACGAGCTCGAGGAAGCCATCGAGGCCCACGTCTTCAGCGGCGCCATCGAGCACGTGCGGCCCACGGCCACGGAGGTGGGCAAGGCCTTTCGGGTGGAGGACGCGGTGGGGCGCTACGTGGTCTTCCTCAAGTCCACCTTCCCGTCCCACCTCACCCTGGAGGGGGTTCGGATGGTGGTGGACTGCGCCAACGGGGCCGCCTACCGGGTGGCTCCCTCGGTCTTCGAGGAGCTCGGGGCCGAGGTGATTCCCCTGGGGGTGAGCCCCAACGGCACCAACATCAACGAGGGGTGCGGGAGCCTGTACCCCGAGTTCATGGCCCAGAAGGTGCGGGAGGTGGGTGCCCACCTGGGGATCGCCCTGGACGGCGACGCGGACCGGGTCATCGTAGTGGACGAGAAGGGCGAGGAGGTGGACGGGGACCACATCATGGCCGTCTGCGCCCGGGAGCTCCAGCGCAAGGGACGCCTAGCCCATGCCACCGTGGTGGCCACGGTCATGAGCAATCTGGGGCTGGAGCGGTCCCTGGCCGAGGCCGGCATCCGGCTGGAGCGCACCCAGGTGGGGGACCGGTACGTGGTGGAGGCCATGCGGGCCGGCGGGCACACCTTCGGGGGCGAGCAGTCGGGCCACCTGGTCTTCCTCGACCACGGCACGACGGGGGACGGGGTGCTGGCGGCGCTCCAGCTCCTGGCGGTGATGGTGGAGTCTGGAAAGCCCCTCTCGGAGCTCTCCGGGGTCATGACGGCGGTTCCCCAGGTCCTGAAGAACGTCCGGGTCCGGGAGCGCATCTCGGTGGGGGCGATTCCCGCTGCCGCCGCAGCCCTGGCGGCTGCCCAAGCCGAGCTCCGGGACGCCGGGCGGGTGCTCGTGCGCTACTCGGGCACCGAGCCCAAGCTGCGGGTCATGATCGAAGGCGACGACGCCGACCGCATCCGCTACTGGGCCGACGCCATCTGCGAGGCGGTGCGGGGAGAGATCGGGGCGTGACGGCGTTTCGCGCTTCACGTCTCACGATCCACGGAGGTTCCCATGATTCGGCTGGGCGTGAACATCGACCACGTGGCCACGGTGCGGCAGGCGCGGCGCATCCGGGAGCCCGATCCCGTGTGGGCCGTCGTCGCGGCGGAGCTCGGGGGGGCCGACCAGATCACGCTCCACCTGCGGGAGGACCGGCGCCACATCCAGGACGGCGACGTGGTGCGGGTGCTGGGCGCGGCCTCGGTGCCGGTCAATCTCGAGATGGCGGTGACCGGAGA of the Thermodesulfobacteriota bacterium genome contains:
- a CDS encoding putative toxin-antitoxin system toxin component, PIN family; translated protein: LPHCTTVRVPQSPPKTPDCRDPFDRPFLELAAAGRADYLVTGHRDLLSLAGRFVCSIVTAEELLSLLPKT
- a CDS encoding amidohydrolase family protein; the encoded protein is MEGGALLVSGGRVVAAGRARDLSAAWPRALRVDLDGCALLPALVNGHCHLELAALGEVPPASSFALWLLEIIRRKRAAPPEDWEKGFREGLRACAEGGQGTVADVLSAPGAVYPEDGPEVLVFPEVIAPRPARAAAAVERALAVSPRGRARLGGLSPHSPYTACAQAYLLCAREAAARGGRIVTHVAETADEVSFCLGEGGDLVCTLYPPLLADPPHAPGAHPIEWLDGLGLLGPGTVLVHAVHLDPSHVATVAASGAGVILCPRSNRRFGAARAPGRALLAAGAPVGLGTDSRLSAGDLDLRNDVVAAVEDYGWSPAQALTAATRGAAQVLGLRDRGALVPGGRADILAVDLGSGRDPWERAVAGGEVRGLWLAGARYGHRGPAAAPASERE
- a CDS encoding DUF502 domain-containing protein → MGLFERFRKHVRVETRKHFLTGLLVIVPLGLTYYVVSAIVRAMDRVLAVLPPLFHPETYLPFRVPGLGLIVTLLLIQVVGFLSANLLGRSVVKAYENVLHRIPVVRTLYVAIKQLLEQMLSPDGDRFRRVVLVEYPRKGIYSLGFVTGVSRGEVQDKTRERVLNVFLPTTPNPTSGFYLLVPEKEAVSLEIPVDDAFKLIMSAGIVGGGRNTKEARPQGERASSEGREEV
- a CDS encoding PxxKW family cysteine-rich protein, which produces MLCQTVKKDKDCFFWATQGCSYPGGECRHVAEKCEGCGHVEEWPKGQYCTSYPAPEKQWGVGLCNMATHIKIEEEKVQKMMNPLKASKRAAGKKR
- the tilS gene encoding tRNA lysidine(34) synthetase TilS, with protein sequence MAQALGRAAAGPAARGILVACSGGLDSVCLLHLLAQRLAGSGTRLEVAHVDHGLREGSARDAGFCRRLADDLGLAFHHLRLEPGAFGRGRGLQAEGRRLRRRFLEETLASRGLGAVALGHHADDQVETVLFRLLRGAGPRGLAGMQEWAPPYLRPLLGVRRAGLEDLARRQGWAHREDPSNQTDRFARNRLRRAALPALRAVHPGADAAVLRLARSSREDDACLSQLAREALGAAAVCEPEGLRFPRGALAGVHPAVRRRVYLAAWEAVGCDPEVLEARHLESVEALLAPGRAHRRAPLPGPGAVASSYGELWFLRPGAYGPAPRELGLDAPEAGVGLCPAADSPSWTRRRPPGVPAVAVPGDRGGGGLWARTRRPGDRLELGPEAGSKVKDLLMDARLPRWRRAGALVVGDAQGVLGLLAPGWAWGGEDGGGGWVWLPGAPASQNARRSRILRENRCCPANRCDT
- the panD gene encoding aspartate 1-decarboxylase encodes the protein MNRCMLKGKIHRATVTGADLHYEGSITIDRDLMDAADILPYEEVRIYNVNNGERFETYAIPGAPGGGEICLNGAAAHKVSLGDIVIIACFGTVPDAVAHNWQPSLVYVDAANRIAHRRAA
- a CDS encoding PIN domain-containing protein; this encodes MTRRFGIDTSILVRLLTGDPEEGFRQCVAALTALVQGGAEVFASNQVVGEAYVAVQHHYGVSRGEARTALTDVLNSGIVSPLNGASVLAALEAEGGCGLLDRLIADDYRRADLFTLALDERMAQLPAALLLQQSSSV
- the panC gene encoding pantoate--beta-alanine ligase, yielding MDRVDTVRAVRGASRAARAEGRRVALVPTMGCLHEGHLVLVRRARELADFVVVSIFVNPTQFGPGEDFDRYPRALERDCELLGAEGVDVVFAPSAGELYPAGFQTFVAVERLCEPLCGARRPGHFRGVATVVAKLFCAVEPDVAVFGEKDYQQLQVVRRMAADLDLPVAVEGVPTVREPDGLAMSSRNAYLSAEERRSALGLFRALARAQELVDTGEQRPSALEASARAVLEGAGLRVDYAEVRHPETLEPMESAAPRALLALAAFAGTTRLIDNRVLVAPRAPKREPRP